From Cannabis sativa cultivar Pink pepper isolate KNU-18-1 chromosome 8, ASM2916894v1, whole genome shotgun sequence, a single genomic window includes:
- the LOC115710733 gene encoding uncharacterized protein LOC115710733, with amino-acid sequence MSTNDQETRTDDGTSTLSNNGKNQSQVADIGVNAQLTRSRSQIEDPSDPYFLHHGDNPGNILGSQLLTGQDNYVAWSRAMELAISFKNKLGFLNGSISKPPISNHVLYNAWIRNNNIVISWIINSVSTEILSSILYDESTSAIWNDLKVRFQQKKRCSYLQSQKRLDELEGRKSNREHVLH; translated from the coding sequence ATGTCGACTAATGACCAAGAAACAAGAACTGATGATGGAACCTCCACCCTGTCCAACAATGGCAAAAATCAAAGTCAGGTGGCTGATATAGGAGTCAACGCACAACTAACCAGATCAAGAAGTCAGATTGAAGATCCCTCGGATCCATATTTTCTGCACCATGGTGATAATCCTGGAAATATCTTGGGGTCCCAGCTGCTGACTGGACAAGACAACTATGTTGCTTGGAGTCGTGCAATGGAGTTAGCCATTTCTTTCAAGAACAAGCTAGGCTTCTTAAATGGTTCTATTTCTAAACCTCCTATCTCTAATCATGTTCTTTACAATGCTTGGATTCGAAATAACAACATTGTGATTTCTTGGATCATTAACTCGGTTTCTACAGAAATTTTATCTAGCATTTTATATGATGAATCGACCTCTGCTATTTGGAACGATCTCAAAGTAAGATTCCAACAAAAAAAACGGTGCTCATATCTACAATCTCAGAAAAGACTTGATGAACTTGAAGGAAGAAAGTCAAACCGTGAGCATGTACTTCACTAG
- the LOC115698560 gene encoding uncharacterized protein LOC115698560 produces the protein MDPLHWHKIAAISGVAAVGLGAYGAHAFKPQNAAYKEVWHTASLYHLVHTAALLAAPITKRPHVFGGLLSAGLVAFSGTCYAVALLEDRKYSTLAPFGGFAFMAAWASLLF, from the exons ATGGATCCTCTTCACTGGCACAAAATAGCTGCCATTTCTG GTGTGGCCGCTGTTGGGTTGGGAGCTTATGGTGCCCACGCCTTCAAACCCCAAAATGCTGCTTACAAAGAG GTTTGGCATACTGCATCTCTTTACCATTTGGTTCACACAGCAGCTTTGCTTGCTGCTCCAATCACTAAACGACCCCACGTT TTTGGAGGCCTTTTGAGTGCTGGTCTCGTGGCATTCTCTGGGAC GTGCTATGCTGTGGCACTTCTTGAGGACAGGAAGTATTCTACCTTGGCTCCATTTGGTGGGTTTGCTTTCATGGCTGCTTGGGCCAGCTTGCTTTTCTAA